A section of the Xiphias gladius isolate SHS-SW01 ecotype Sanya breed wild chromosome 8, ASM1685928v1, whole genome shotgun sequence genome encodes:
- the tnni1c gene encoding troponin I, skeletal, slow c, translating to MCDILCCLQPKCKISASRKLSLKILLLTRAMEELEAEKAEREEEKVRYLGEKLPPLQFTGLHMDDLQKLCNELHAKTDVVDEEWYDCEAKVIKNNRDINELKLKVQDLGGKFKKPALRKVRVSADEMMRALFGSKNKGSMDLRANLKSVKKEDIKQEKELTMEVGDWRKNVEAMSGMEGRKKMFDAAGGVQ from the exons ATGTgtgatattttgtgttgtttacagCCCAAATGCAAGATTTCAGCCTCCCGCAAGCTGTCACTGAAG ATCCTCCTGCTGACTCGTGCGATGGAAGagctggaggcagagaaagctgagagagaagaagagaaggttCGCTACCTGGGAGAGAAGCTTCCTCCGCTGCAGTTCACGGGTTTACACATGGATGACCTGCAG AAACTCTGTAATGAGCTTCATGCAAAGACTGATGTGGTGGATGAGGAGTGGTACGACTGTGAAGCCAAAGTCATCAAGAACAACAGAGAT ATCAATGAGTTGAAGCTAAAGGTGCAGGACCTCGGAGGAAAGTTCAAGAAACCAGCTCTAAGGAAGGTGAGAGTGTCAGCAGATGAGATGATGAGAGCTCTGTTCGGATCAAAAAATAAGGGCTCCATGGACCTGAGGGCAAACCTCAAATCTGTAAAGAAAGAGGACATCAAACAAGAGAAG GAGCTGACCATGGAGGTGGGTGACTGGCGTAAGAACGTGGAGGCCATGTCTGGTATGGAGGGCAGGAAGAAGATGTTTGATGCTGCTGGTGGTGTCCAATAG
- the b4galnt3b gene encoding beta-1,4-N-acetylgalactosaminyltransferase 3, with translation MISAFFPLKKLRRNGKCLLFGAILLVGAVAVYHQMVAAKVWSSDTSVNPDAAGSGWRRAMLDEWVRSNHRPDHVEDSAAWRSSYTPLTWKPEYKGQANLHVFEDWCGSSTAELRKNLHYPLYPHSRTTVQKLAVSPQWTNYGLRIFGYLHPYTEGEFVFALSSDDNSELWLSTDDSPLNLQLLAWVGKTGQEWTAPGEFEKYASQTSKPVRLSAQRRYFFEVVHKQNNKGTDHVEVAWQLLDQGFRFIVIESKHISLYVNESALLMSDVAHIPQTAASHQSNPTKRHSAAADMLREDPRDTLYQVPLINSKFLQGVLPDCSYKPSYIIKDFPLLRYQGLQFVHMSYIYPNDYTRLTHMESENSCFYPESPYYMKMFRFSRYMRLDRPDMQEKRNKARDFGFQGRKVIDGEDEFDNEAYQREKEARLDQIDNALFPDYGDDYDDYAQKRRRKLFSIIMQETNSTPSSPDTRLRIDKLQRRQGKDSVLQPKPQPEKPDEPLQSEPTQVLKHHLQQNQTEFPGPVKKVEQIQPKGKTAGKRQKVTSVKTTVRPRQKKNPPTPVGSEQLKAKERPAVQSEQLNSKRRQIQRSRKMNQTQIQRLKDSKLQPLEWDAPLAEKPAVAKQWRIVPREVALQPAANKRSTTPKRDINRPLVRLNQLDTDTRKPLRDKEIEMNMPLQQDLENSIRRAKMIARDKMDKKWSDMKGEEDQAGKEDEVRNRAENRREPKLGERDSLWGPGRDFEGPDDEDLTPAPVFDTEVNWSQTFQVNHLDLQAQRSDWIDLHCNLSGNLLLQSSDALTIVNAFMEQLNEKHQGRFTLVRVVNVVKRVDGFQGSRYLLELEVKDANGQLLRLSRYIYALIRHSRQRSRDFGFQQPRAEMVLCKPVGFRWNPVATVHFIVPVKNQARWVQQLIADMEKLFRETGDANFNLIITDYNSTDMDVRKALQQSSLPRYQYVKLNGNFERSAGLQAGVNLINDDHSIVFLCDLHIHFPPSIIDTIRKHCVEGYMAFAPIVMRLDCGATPLEARGYWEVNGFGLLGIYKSDLDAVGGMNTKEFSDRWGGEDWELLDRILQAGLEVERIYLRNFFHHYHSKRGMWNRRMSPSHR, from the exons ATGATCTCGGCGTTTTTCCCCTTGAAGAAGCTGCGGCGCAATGGCAAATGTCTTCTGTTCGGGGCGATTCTGCTGGTCGGAGCTGTGGCCGTCTACCATCAGATGGTGGCTGCGAAAGTATGGAGCAGTGACACAA GTGTGAATCCTGACGCTGCCGGCAGCGGCTGGAGGAGAGCCATGCTCGACGAGTGG GTCAGGAGTAACCATCGACCAGATCACGTGGAGGATTCAGCTGCTTGGCGCTCCAGCTATACTCCACTTACCTGGAAaccagag TATAAGGGACAGGCCAATCTGCACGTCTTTGAGGACTGGTGTGGCAGTTCTACGGCTGAGCTCCGCAAGAACCTGCACTACCCGCTGTATCCTCAT TCCAGGACCACGGTGCAGAAGCTGGCTGTTTCTCCTCAGTGGACAAACTATGGGCTCAGGATATTTGGTTATCTGCATCCATACACTGAGG GagagtttgtgtttgctctGAGCTCTGATGACAACTCTGAATTGTGGCTCAGCACAGATGATTCTCCCCTCAACTTGCAGTTACTGGCATGGGTTGGAAAG acTGGCCAAGAGTGGACGGCACCAGGCGAGTTTGAGAAGTATGCCAGTCAGACATCCAAACCAGTTAG GCTCTCAGCTCAGAGGAGGTACTTTTTTGAAGTTGTCCACAAGCAGAACAACAAAGGGACTGACCATGTGGAGGTGGCA TGGCAGCTCCTTGACCAAGGCTTCAGGTTCATCGTTATTGAATCCAAGCACATCTCCCTCTATGTTA ATGAGTCTGCCTTGTTAATGAGTGATGTTGCCCACATACCACAGACAGCTGCTAGCCACCAGTCCAACCCCACAAAACGGCACAGTGCTGCAGCAGACATGCTGAGGGAAGACCCACGAGACACTCTCTACCAAG tgCCTCTGATAAACAGCAAGTTCCTACAGGGTGTTTTGCCTGACTGCTCTTATAAACCCAGCTACATAATCAAAGACTTTCCTCTGCTCCGCTACCAGGGACTGcagttt GTCCACATGTCCTACATCTACCCCAATGACTACACTCGACTCACACACATGGAGTCAGAGAACAGCTGCTTCTACCCCGAGAGCCCCTACTACATGAAGAT GTTCCGTTTCTCTAGATACATGAGACTAGACCGTCCTGATatgcaggaaaaaagaaacaaagccaGAG ATTTCGGGTTCCAGGGGAGGAAAGTCATAGATGGGGAGGATGAGTTTGACAATGAAGCCtatcaaagagaaaaggaagccAGGCTGGACCAGATAGACAACGCACTTTTTCCAGACTATGGagatgattatgatgattatgCTCAGAAACGCAGGCGCAAACTCTTCTCCATAATCATGCAAGAAACTAACAGCACACCAAGCTCTCCTGACACAAGACTGCGCATAGATAAGTTGCAGAGGAGGCAAGGGAAAGACAGTGTCCTACAGCCTAAACCACAGCCAGAGAAACCAGATGAGCCACTGCAGTCAGAGCCAACACAAGTCTTAAAACATCACCTGCAACAAAACCAGACAGAGTTTCCAGGCCCAGTTAAAAAAGTAGAACAGATTcaaccaaaaggaaaaacagcaggaaagagacaaaaggtAACATCAGTAAAGACAACTGTGAGaccaagacaaaaaaaaaatccaccaacaCCAGTGGGCAGTGAGCAGCTTAAAGCAAAGGAACGACCAGCAGTCCAGTCAGAGCAGCTCAACTCCAAACGGCGGCAGATCCAGAGGTCTCGTAAAATGAATCAAACCCAAATCCAGAGACTCAAAGACTCCAAGCTTCAACCCTTAGAGTGGGACGCTCCTTTGGCTGAAAAACCCGCAGTGGCCAAGCAGTGGAGGATTGTACCAAGAGAAGTGGCGCTCCAGCCAGCAGCTAACAAGCGCTCTACCACTCCCAAAAGAGACATCAACCGCCCTTTAGTAAGGTTAAATCAATTGGACACAGATACCAGAAAACCCCTCAGGGATAAGGAGATTGAGATGAATATGCCTCTACAACAGGATTTAGAAAATAGCATCCGCAGAGCTAAGATGATCGCTAGGGACAAGATGGACAAAAAGTGGTCGGAtatgaaaggagaggaggaccAAGCGGGAAAGGAAGACGAGGTTCGCAACAGGGCTGAGAACAGGAGAGAACCCAAGCTGGGTGAGAGAGACTCTCTATGGGGACCGGGAAGAGACTTTGAAGGTCCCGATGATGAGGATCTTACCCCTGCACCAGTGTTTGATACTGAGGTTAACTGGAGCCAGACCTTCCAGGTCAACCACCTGGACCTTCAGGCACAGCGTTCAGATTGGATCGACTTGCACTGCAACCTGTCTGGCAACCTGCTGCTGCAATCCAGTGATGCTCTGACCATCGTCAATGCTTTCATGGAGCAACTCAATGAAAAGCACCAGGG GCGGTTCACATTGGTGCGTGTGGTAAACGTGGTGAAGCGTGTGGACGGGTTCCAGGGCAGCCGCTACCTTCTGGAGCTGGAGGTGAAAGACGCGAACGGCCAGCTGCTGCGTCTGTCACGGTACATCTACGCCTTGATTCGCCACAGCAGGCAACGCAGCAGGGACTTTGGTTTCCAGCAGCCGAGAGCTGAGATGGTGCTGTGTAAGCCAGTGGGCTTCCGCTGGAATCCTGTTGCCACTGTTCACTTCATAGTGCCAG tgaaAAACCAGGCTCGATGGGTGCAGCAGCTGATTGCTGATATGGAGAAACTGTTCAGGGAAACTGGAGATGCCAACTTCAACCTCATCATCACCGACTACAACAGCACTGACATGGACGTGAGGAAGGCTCTACAGCAATCTTCTCTCCCCag GTACCAGTATGTGAAGCTGAATGGAAACTTTGAGCGCTCTGCTGGTCTGCAAGCAGGTGTTAACCTCATAAAT GATGACCACAGCATAGTTTTTCTGTGTGACCTCCACATCCACTTCCCTCCCTCTATCATCGATACCATCAGGAAACACTGTGTGGAGGGATACATGGCCTTTGCCCCCATAGTCATGAGACTGGACTGCGGGGCTACACCATTAGAGGCCAGAG GTTACTGGGAGGTGAATGGCTTTGGCCTACTGGGAATCTACAAGTCAGATCTGGATGCAGTGGGAGGAATGAACACCAAAGAATTCAGTGACCGCTGGGGGGGAGAAGACTGGGAGCTCCTCGACAG GATCCTCCAGGCAGGACTGGAAGTGGAGAGAATCTACCTGAGgaacttcttccaccactatCACTCCAAACGTGGCATGTGGAACCGGCGGATGTCGCCCAGCCACAGGTGA